The genomic segment CCCTCGGCATCTATGGTACTATTGTCGGATGTACAGTCCTCTTCATAAGTACCCGTGCCTTTCTCTTCTTCCATGCAGCTCTGAACTCGTCGTGCAATCTTCACGACACAATGGTAATGGCTATCATCAAGTCCCCCGCCCTGTTCTTCGACACAAACCCAATTGGTCGGATACTCAACCGATTGTCTCGTGATATTGCGTGTATGGACGACCTTCTACCAAATCACGTCTACCGCtcgttttctttgtgcttgttcTCGCTGTCCGCCCTGATTCTTCCTGCGGGCACTAACGTTTGGTTGACCTTAGCTGTTGTACCGCTAATTGGTATCTATGTCTATCTTGGGAGGTACTTTTTGCGCTCCTCACGAGAACTTAAGAGGCTTGAGTCAGTGAGATGCAGCCCTGTGTATTCGCATATTGCTGAAACAATTGACGGCATTGAAGTGGTACGCGCTTCAAACATGCAACGCGTGTACCTGGAAAAGCTTATcaggtaaaataaaacaactgcTTTTTGTTGGATCCGTCACAACGTGGTTTCCGCTAGGTGGGAGATGAGTACACGTTGCAACCGTCTTCCCTGTGTTTTCATTGATAGAATGGCTAAAGCATTATCTACATTTTCTAGATACCAAGATCttaacacacaggcttcattCCTTGTCCTTTCGTCCGCACGGTGGATGGCCCTGAGACTCGACCTTCTCACCGTTTTATCTATAGCAATGGTCGCTACTGGGGCGCTTCTTGCAAGTCAAGACGCAGGTAAGCTGAGATGGGAATACATGCTTATCCCAGCCTGCATTGCTCCTTGGGTAGCAAGGATCTTATCCAGCTTGAATAGCTAGTAAGTCCTTATTCCTACATTTCTCATCTCTTGGGTAGCAAGATCTTATCCAACTTGAACAAGCTTGCAAGTCCTTATTCCTGCATTGCTCATCTCCTTGGGTAGCAAGATCTTATCCAGCTTGAACAAGCTTGCAAGTCCTTATTCCTGCATTGCTCATCTCCTTGGGTAGCAAGATCTTATCCAGCTTGAACAAGCTTGTAAGTCCTTATTCCTGCATTGCTCATCTCCCTGGGTAGCAAGACCTTATCCAGCTTGAATAAGCTTGTAAGTCCTTATTCCTGCATTGCTCATCTCCTTGGGTAGCAAGATCTTATCCAGCTTGAATAAGCTTGTAAGTCCTTATTCCTGTATTGCTCATCTCCTTGGGTAGCAAGATCTTATCCAGCTTGAATAAGCTAGTCAGTCGTTATTCCAGCATTGCTAGGGGCAAATTTTGTAGCTGATAGAATCCATCATTTGACAAATGGGTTTCACTTCCACTTACTGCATTgtccaggatttgctgagaaGGGGTGCAtaaggctgatttagacatCACGATTAGTCGTACGCGACTCGTTCGCAGCACCTCTACAACTTAAGCGTaaagtgtaaatcagccttcGACGTTTGGCTACGAAAAtcgtagtgtgtaattcagggtTTAAGACATGTCGTAAGCAGGTCGCATGAATAAATCCGTGCTGTCTAAAACAGCCTTTAAAGTATCTGGGAAAAAGTATATGggaaaatgataatattagACGATCCTCCATTAAGATGTAGTTGACAGTTGAAATAATTATTTGCTTTTCCAGCCCTGGCTGGACTGTCCCTGACTTTTGCCATGGAATCACTGGATGCAACGCAATTCGGCGTACGTCAGTGCTCTGAAGTTGAAAACGACATGACCTCTACCGAGAGAGTCCTCTCTTACACTAATCTACCACCCGAACCAGGCTACAGCAGAACGATACGGCCGCACGAGGACTGGCCCGAGCAAGGCGCCCTGTCGTTGCGTGACGTTTGTTTAGCTTACACCCCAAACAGCCCTTGCGTGTTGCGTGACATCACACTTGACGTCAGACCGGGAGAGAGAGTGGGAATTGTTGGTAAGACGGGTGCAGGGAAATCGTCAGTGTTTGCCGCTTTGTTTCGCATGCCTGACCCCACAGGGGAGGTGTGGGTGGACGGCGTAGAGCTCGCAAGTGTCGAGATACGCACGGTACGCAAGGCATTAGCAGTGATTACCCAGAATCCCGTGCTTTTCAGCGGAAGCCTTAGAGAGAATTTGGATCCTAATCATCGCTACGAGGACCAGGAGATCTGGACAGTGTTAAAAGAGGTATAAAGGATTAAGTTTTCTTCCGATATTTTACTTGTTCTAACTATGTTCTTCAATAGCGGatttcagggggggggggatggaaaACGTCAGTAAAAACGGCAAACGTAGGTTGGCAAATGGCAGCTTGACGCCCGAGTGTTATCATTGGTCTGATAATATTCTGCCGAATGCGGGAAAATGAGGATAAATTATACCATAATCCATTAAAGACCATCAGCATATGGCTTTGGGGTCGCTAAAAATTATTTACACCTTTATTCTTACAAGttattagtacccataagaaCTTATCGActtttcggtcgtagaactgacCTCTGATATTCATAAAAATGTAGGAAGAAACCCCAGGAAAGCCTCTACACTATCTGCTGGTTTGTTTCGGTCCTTAGTATGCCTTGACAATTGAATTAAACATGTAAACATGCCACTCATTTGTAACCGGAAGAAGGCAGGTACTGGCCTGTCGGAATatcgttaaaaaaaaatatgcgttgtcgactttttctttgaaAGTTCTTATTCGCCATCGCTATTGCAATGGCATTAAAAAATGGCTTACATGCTTGTTAATGAGTTAATTAATATCCTTCACCTTGTTATTACAGGTACAACTTTACAGCTTTGTACAGAGGCTGCCCGACGCTCTGCTTTACCAAGTAGGGGAGGGAGGGACAAATTTTAGTGTCGGTCAACGGCAGCTCCTGTGTCTTGCACGCGCACTTCTGCAGAAATGCAAGATCCTAGTGCTGGACGAAGCGACTGCTAATGTGGACTACAGGACAGATAGACTGATACAAGAGGTAATGTGCCTAAGAAAGCATAACGTCTTCTAAACTTCCGCTGTTTTAGCATCGGTTGTTCAATATAGAATGAAACAAGGAAAATGAGAGGCTGTCTTCACTATAAGAATGTCATTAGATGGtttacaccccccccccccccctccgggggggttgggggtggGGTTTACTCCCTATATCAATTGAACGGGGATCATCATCTaatcttttagggtgtaaatTTGGAATCTTTGGTATCTTTAAGGGGTGTAAAAGAGAATgcttagatttttttttaacttcggTTTCTTTTAGAGTGCCATCGCTCATCTAACTTAGCTCAGCAAAAAGCGTTAAACGTGTTCGgtattttagaaaaataacCGGCCCAGCGAAAAAATCACACAACCCACGGAACGATAATTGATAGCGTGCTTAACAATGACAGGGGCTCCTAACAATGATCTGCTTTTTCGACCTCGAGAAATATAACACGTTCCAGTTCCACATGATTATCAGCGTTGTTATGATGTAATGGAGTGCTGAATGACTATGCATATGCAAATCCAGAACCAGAAGAATCTGATGAATTTCTTCCATTAGAGTCAGTTTtaaataaacgtttttattattttttattattaacgTTTGTTTGAGGTATCTTTAAGGGGGCAAATTAATGCCATTtaagtatcttttagggttaaaatataaccagaccacgcccactttagtatcttttaggtttgttttcaaaaaaatcCCGACGGTGATCCCTGTCTGTTTGATATCGGAGTACCCCGCCCCCACCCCAGGGTCTACACCATATTCCCATACCACAGGGTAACGTGAAACAATGCATGTGCAGATGAAGAACATATGCACAATAACGTACCTGTCAATTGGACTAGTCCCAAGCATTATACCTTTTAGAACAGGTTTTCCTGTGGATTataagagttgtgacgtcacaaaaaACCATCTTTCCGGGAGAGCTTGTCCCAGACTTCATGCTGTCTCACGGTTCATTGACAGGAAACCCAGCCAGAATGCCTAGGACTATGCTACATATGTTAATATGGCATTACTGCTTGTAGGATTTAGACACAAAGCTAAATCACATggcaaataaaataatctcTTATAAAGCCAGTGCCTGTTTCTTATCAACAAACTGATATTAAATCATTAATACCAATCAAACTTATGCCTTGTTTTTCAGGTGATTCAACTTAAATTTTCTGGTTGCACTGTCCTCACAATAGCCCATAGACTCAGTACCATTACTGACTATGACAGAATCGTTGTCATTGATAACCATCAAGTGGCCGAGGTTGGAACTCCTATGGAGCTCGTTAGGAAGAATAAAGGTCTGTTTGCATGTATGATGAAAAATAGCACCCATGAGAACATGGGGATAAGTGAGAGTTGAGAACTAAGGACAGATACTTGAACTTAAGACATCATGTGACTCAGGTTGGAGTCCCTAAACAAGAACTTGAAAAAAAGAAGGGGTACATAAACTACAAAAATGTACAttttaaaatgtatttctttttccacCAAAAATAGTATGCCAAAATATATACATTTAGAAGACATTGAAGGGATCAATTGCAAATATATGTACAGTAAAAATAAAGCTTTCTTTTACAAATGTGTTTTTTGGCTCTGTGTTATTTTTCTAGGGAAACTTTTAGACTAATAATATGTATAGCCAAGAATTAGAGTAAGGATAAATAACACATAATATTTGTGTAATAACTTTTTGATGGGCAGCATTaagaaaagaaggtatattgAATTGTCTGTACAATGATATAGAATCGAAAATCAAAACATAACTTTCATTTTATCTTATGTATAACATTTTACAACaacattttacaaaaaagtTTGAGCACCATGTGGAATCTAAAAAACTAAAAGGCATTTTTAAGAATGACCCAGTTACAAAATGGTAAAACCTGTGGTCTACATATAAATCTTGTGATTACTATATTAAAATGGCTATAACAAACATCTAAAATAGATACAGATTCTGTACCTATTTTATGATTCGtttaacttttatttaatCATATGTATACAACCAACaacattttacaaaaaagtttgaacaccatgtggaaTCTAAAAGGCATTTGAATGACTCAGTAACAAAATGGTGGAACCTGAGGTCTATATAAATCTTGTGATAACTCTAAAATATCTAAAATAGATACAGATTCTGTACCTATTTTATGATTGTTCAAGCTTACAAGCATGGTCAAGGATGCCGCATCCCAGGTATGGTTTAAGGTTGGGGTGGTTAAGATCACCCTCACTACCCTCTTGCGCATCACTTGATGGTCCAGTAGTACGAACACACACGCAACGAGGCTGCTTAGCACCTGGCTTGAACAGCATTCTGGGTACACCAGCCCATTCACGCTGGATACCAGCActgaaaaaaaggatttttcatcattttttaaTAGTAAATAATCCAAAACTATTGAGTTAGGAAGCTTTGGATAAGAACTGTTCAGGACTTTGAATTTAAATGCTTACATGTAAAACTACTGTACTGTAATATCCCACAAACAAACTAATACAAATAATTGATACTTGGAATGCTAGGTAACCATTCTGTTTTTAGAGTCATTTTTAACTTCAGCTCAGTGCTAATTCATTTTCCTTATTTCACTTTGCCTTTGCAGACCACCTAGTCTAGGAGATTGAACCCACTGGTTGGCACATTGGATTAGTGTGTGATTAGCCATCCACAAAATATGACACACAATGAACTCTGATGTTTGACAAGATCAAAACATTTATATAATCAAACATTCATGTTAAACATTTATATTTTGCCACTTAGCCAACATTGTGTGTGCTTCACGCTTTTATTCAATCTTTGCTTAAAATTTCTATGGTGCTGCTTTGAAAAAAGCGTCTGCGCCCATATTtaaagataatattttttatttttttgtgttttgcaACCTCTTACATTAGATCATGCTAAATCCAGGGGCAGAAGGAGGGCCGAAGCCAAGGTTTTGAGAAAGGgggattcattgttcttctgttggtttccttatatttcttgttattttgagCCAAATATCTGGAAATAGGGGGCCTGGCCTGCTCAGCGCAACCCTAGATCTGCCACTGAAATCACACTGGTTGTGTATCACCAATGCTCACCTGTTTTGGGAGCACCACACTTCAGCACCCTCAGCCTGACTCCACTTAGAGTTACAACCAGGAAACTTTACATCCTCTTGCTTCTGTCTCTCCCTTTCTCGTTCACCCTCCTTCATCTTGTGCCGAGCTTCCTTCAGTGCAGCAGTTGGCTTACCTTGTGCATCATAGTACCTACCAACCACTTTTCCAACATACTTATAGTCCTTCTGATAAAACTCCATCCATCCCTTTATACCAAGTAAGTCCTCGTTTTTCAGGTTGGAACAATCGTCAGTTGCCTTAGCACGGTCAAACATACCAGTCACAAATGATGGTGTTGAGTCACGGCCAGCAAACACATGGTAGCCAGTGCCTGGTCCATAAAAACGCCGCCCTTTTTCCACATCATACACCTTGCCTAGTATAGCAATATAGATATTGGCGTCGGGTTGCGAGCCATCGTGTTTAGCGAGGTCTTCAGTCGATAGGAGAACTCCCTCCGTGCGCTTTGAGCTTCTTGCCTTGATGATTGGAGCATCGGCGTTGAAATACACGTATACTACACTAACAAGTATTAACACAGCAGGAGTGATATAATAGTTTGCGTACAATGCTCCAGTTGTGTTTCTCCATGGCAGCGTTGAACGCTTTGGTTTCTCATCGACGGGCAAACTTGCTCTCTCGTCTGACTCCGAGCCATCTTGGTTGTCCTCGACTACTGACGCTTCTTTTCCCTTTCGCTTCGACATTTCCGAAATAATGTTATCAGTAGGTTCTAGTACCTCGATAATTATCGAAAATCAAGAGCAAAAAATGaaggaaaaaaatcaagagCAACGTTTTCGTAAAATCTAACGATTTTTAGGGCAAAATTGTGCAGTGGTTGTGTTAAAGGTGACAGGCGTTCCTAGGTCACTAGTTCCAGTCTACCACCACAGCCAACCCACGGGGAATAGGGAACAACAATCTCGCGGTCACGACCTTTCTCCCGCATACCTGAAAAGCAAAGGGCGACATTTCTATTCCGAATCCCGCGCGTGATCTCCTTGAACCTTCCCGTATCTCGATCGCAATAAATACGCAGCACAAAAAACGTATTGGCCCTCGTTATCATTATAAAGGCGTCATCGTGATATCAGTGATATTTTATAGATTGCAAATAAAAGAACACAACGACTATCGGTTTTAAATTTGCGTAGGcatcagagaaaaaaaaagcagatgTTGTGTCGTTAGGAACTGGGCCAGACTCAAATGTTCCAttatgtgacgtcacacgCGCGCGCTCTGATGGAATAATGGTGGATGGCGCTGAACGCTATTTTACAAGCAAGAAAGAATAAGTTTCTTAGCAACACTCACCTACGCCTAAGCCAAGATTGGGGCTTAAGACAATTTCTTATTGCCGTTAAATATGGATATGAAAGAAAAAGCACTAAAATTTGTATTTCCATTTCTTTCTATCGAGGCTACGGAGACTCAAAATATACCATCAGTGGGGGATGAGGTGAGTTACGATAAACTCTTAATCTTATTGCttgtttcatttatttattcaagtATTTATGTCAGTTGTCGTCCATTTATACCATCTTGTTATGCcttctttttctctcttttctcTTTATATATTCATAGCTTGGAGCGGCAAAAGAATTTTTCGAACAAAACTATTCGATAAGCTGGCAACTTCGCGAGACAGAGTGTCAAACTTACAGCCATCTGGAAAAACAGTACAAGAAACTGAAACGGGAGCTTGAAAAGTCTCGTCAAGAATACGAAAATATCAACTTATTTCTCTCGGAAGAAAAATACCAATGGATTCGAGAAATGCATGAATTAGTTCATGAGAAGAGCTCTTGTTTTGCTGAGGAAGGACCATTTAATGAAGTGGAGTATTTTCTACAGTTTGCCGAAAGCGAGCTTGATGCAATTCTGAACGAGTGGCAAGATAAACCAGCAGCTCATGATCTAACGAGTAAAACAGAGAAAGACTTAAAAGAGATGAAAATTGCTTTAGACAGAgctaaagaaataaaagaaaagtgcGAGGAATTGAAACAATGTAAGATTTTGCTAGAGAAAGACCTCAAAAGGAGCGAAACTGGTGCTGACTGCAAAGAAAAAGGCAGGGAGGAACTCGAAAACGTAGAAAAACAACTGAACGAGCGTGGACGGAATGAGGCCGCTGTGAAAGGAGAATATCAAGATTTTCTGCTAAAAAATTGTCAGGCTCTTATTCAGGTGCACAAACCTTTACATGAACTCAAGCaacaaataattaaaaaacgTATTCATGTCTCTGATACGGAGAAACGTTTAAGCAGGAGTACAATTGATATAGATCACATCCGAAAAGAG from the Nematostella vectensis chromosome 4, jaNemVect1.1, whole genome shotgun sequence genome contains:
- the LOC5516626 gene encoding neuferricin produces the protein MSKRKGKEASVVEDNQDGSESDERASLPVDEKPKRSTLPWRNTTGALYANYYITPAVLILVSVVYVYFNADAPIIKARSSKRTEGVLLSTEDLAKHDGSQPDANIYIAILGKVYDVEKGRRFYGPGTGYHVFAGRDSTPSFVTGMFDRAKATDDCSNLKNEDLLGIKGWMEFYQKDYKYVGKVVGRYYDAQGKPTAALKEARHKMKEGERERERQKQEDVKFPGCNSKWSQAEGAEVWCSQNSAGIQREWAGVPRMLFKPGAKQPRCVCVRTTGPSSDAQEGSEGDLNHPNLKPYLGCGILDHACKLEQS
- the LOC5516627 gene encoding rac guanine nucleotide exchange factor JJ translates to MDMKEKALKFVFPFLSIEATETQNIPSVGDELGAAKEFFEQNYSISWQLRETECQTYSHLEKQYKKLKRELEKSRQEYENINLFLSEEKYQWIREMHELVHEKSSCFAEEGPFNEVEYFLQFAESELDAILNEWQDKPAAHDLTSKTEKDLKEMKIALDRAKEIKEKCEELKQCKILLEKDLKRSETGADCKEKGREELENVEKQLNERGRNEAAVKGEYQDFLLKNCQALIQVHKPLHELKQQIIKKRIHVSDTEKRLSRSTIDIDHIRKEIVGNVRRTEKLQKENAELETLETSSRMSCKEVETKLEQVRPQPPEGEANEHCARKNKLGFGGGRLPWASNKDATVK